Proteins co-encoded in one Actinomadura luteofluorescens genomic window:
- the smc gene encoding chromosome segregation protein SMC: protein MYLKNLTLRGFKSFASSTTLKFEPGITAVVGPNGSGKSNVVDALAWVMGEQGAKSLRGGKMEDVIFAGTANRAPLGRAEVVLTIDNSDGALPIDYSEVTISRLMFRSGSSEYAINGDSCRLLDIQELLSDSGIGREMHVIIGQGQLDRVLHSGPEGRRAVIEEAAGVLKHRKRKEKALRKLDAMQGNLTRVQDLTGELRRQLKPLGRQAEIARRAAVIQADLRDARLRLLADDLVTLRTRLEQEAADEAAIRERRTETERALGGAQEREAVLEAEEAEQAPRLAQVQDTWFQLSALKERLRGVADLAAERHRNAAEAREEERRGRDPEDMEREAAEIREQEEMLREALDEARDGLSGAVQERSAAEDALAAEERRLQSAARAAADRREQLARLRGRVEALRSKAQAGRSEIGRLADAREEADQRAESAQAEFEAFEAEVVEDPELAAEHEAAQEALAAAKDAAETARAAVDGPRRALKEARSASGAARTADQTAQKQVAALQARIEALNLTLASAADGGEALLSAASDGTLGGVLGTVASLLNVRPGYETAVAAALGGAAEAIAVGSLDTAEAALALLRSRDAGRAGLVVGGGSPAPAERVAGADYAVDAVGVPDSVRPAFEHLLRDVVVVEDVPAAVALVRREASLRAVTRDGELVGAHWAQGGAAGGGQGLLQMRATLDQATEDLAAAETAAAAAADGLSEAVEHEHSAQAAVEAAEAATGDARAGVDRAQADLDRVRARLREYDAQAAQEAKRAARLEADVRAARGEAERLTKALDAAGESLERDTEAAEELAVRLAEAEEAAEVADEAGHDTESRDELNARCQELRTAEMESRLAVRTAEERVQAIAGRADALERGARREREERARAAERRARREEQARVARAVLRGARAALERIEHSLAAAVRRREAAEQAKAAREAELKVVRGQVRELSSTLERLVNVVHGNEVARAEQRLRLEQFEQRALEEFGLEVEALVSEYGPDQPVPADPEKGEDAPPAPYERAVQEKRAKTAERQLNQLGKVNPLALEEFAALEERHAFLTSQLEDLKKTQRELLGLVKEVDDRVQQVFAAAYDDTAREFERIFARLFPGGEGSLSLTEPGDMLGTGVEVSARPPGKKVKRLSLLSGGERSLVAIAFLVAVFKARPSPFYVLDEVEAALDDTNTQRLITVFEELRESSQLIVITHQKRTMEGADALYGVSMRGDGVTQVVSQRLRDLD, encoded by the coding sequence GTGTATCTGAAGAATCTGACGCTGCGTGGCTTCAAGTCCTTCGCGTCCTCCACGACGCTCAAGTTCGAGCCGGGGATCACCGCTGTCGTGGGGCCCAACGGGTCCGGCAAGTCGAATGTGGTGGACGCGCTGGCCTGGGTGATGGGGGAGCAGGGCGCGAAGTCGCTGCGCGGCGGCAAGATGGAGGATGTCATCTTCGCCGGGACGGCGAACCGGGCGCCGCTCGGGCGCGCCGAGGTCGTGCTGACGATCGACAACTCCGACGGTGCGCTGCCGATCGACTATTCCGAGGTCACCATCAGCCGGCTGATGTTCCGGTCGGGGTCGAGCGAGTACGCGATCAACGGTGATTCGTGCCGGCTGCTGGACATCCAGGAGCTGCTGTCGGACTCCGGCATCGGCCGCGAGATGCACGTGATCATCGGGCAGGGGCAGCTCGACCGCGTCCTGCACTCGGGGCCGGAGGGGCGGCGCGCGGTGATCGAGGAGGCGGCGGGCGTCCTCAAGCACCGCAAGCGCAAGGAGAAGGCCCTCCGCAAGCTCGACGCGATGCAGGGCAACCTCACGCGCGTGCAGGATCTCACCGGGGAGCTGCGGCGGCAGTTGAAGCCGCTCGGCCGGCAGGCGGAGATCGCGCGCCGGGCCGCGGTGATCCAGGCCGATCTGCGGGACGCGCGGCTGCGGCTGCTCGCCGACGACCTGGTGACGCTGCGGACGCGGCTGGAGCAGGAGGCCGCCGACGAGGCCGCGATCCGGGAGCGGCGCACGGAGACCGAGCGAGCGCTGGGCGGGGCGCAGGAGCGTGAGGCCGTCCTGGAGGCGGAGGAGGCGGAGCAGGCGCCGAGGCTCGCGCAGGTCCAGGACACCTGGTTCCAGCTGTCGGCGCTGAAGGAGCGGCTCCGCGGCGTCGCCGATCTCGCCGCCGAGCGGCACCGCAACGCCGCCGAGGCGCGCGAGGAGGAGCGGCGGGGCCGCGACCCCGAGGACATGGAGCGCGAGGCGGCCGAGATCCGCGAGCAGGAGGAGATGCTCCGCGAGGCGCTGGACGAGGCCCGGGACGGGCTCTCCGGCGCCGTGCAGGAGCGGTCCGCCGCCGAGGATGCCCTCGCGGCCGAGGAGCGCCGCCTGCAGTCAGCGGCCCGCGCCGCCGCCGACCGCCGCGAGCAGCTGGCCCGGCTGCGCGGCCGGGTCGAGGCGCTGCGCAGCAAGGCGCAGGCCGGGCGGTCGGAGATCGGGCGGCTCGCGGACGCGCGGGAGGAGGCCGACCAGCGCGCCGAGTCCGCGCAGGCCGAGTTCGAGGCGTTCGAGGCCGAGGTCGTCGAGGACCCGGAGCTCGCCGCCGAGCACGAGGCCGCGCAGGAGGCGCTCGCCGCGGCGAAGGACGCCGCCGAGACCGCCCGCGCCGCCGTGGACGGCCCGCGCCGCGCGTTGAAGGAGGCCCGGTCGGCTTCGGGTGCGGCCCGCACCGCCGACCAGACGGCGCAGAAGCAGGTCGCGGCGCTCCAGGCGCGGATCGAGGCCCTGAACCTGACGCTCGCCAGCGCCGCCGACGGCGGGGAGGCGCTGCTGTCGGCCGCGTCCGACGGGACGCTCGGCGGGGTGCTGGGCACGGTCGCCTCGCTGCTGAACGTCCGGCCCGGATACGAGACCGCCGTCGCCGCCGCGCTGGGCGGCGCCGCCGAGGCCATCGCGGTGGGGTCCCTGGACACCGCCGAGGCCGCCCTCGCGCTGCTGCGCTCCCGCGACGCCGGACGGGCCGGGCTGGTCGTCGGCGGCGGGTCGCCGGCGCCGGCCGAGCGGGTCGCCGGGGCCGACTACGCCGTCGACGCGGTCGGCGTCCCGGATTCCGTGCGTCCCGCGTTCGAGCATCTGCTGCGGGACGTGGTCGTGGTCGAGGACGTTCCCGCCGCCGTCGCGCTCGTGCGCCGGGAGGCGTCGCTGCGGGCCGTCACGCGGGACGGGGAGCTCGTCGGGGCGCACTGGGCGCAGGGCGGCGCCGCCGGTGGTGGGCAGGGCCTTCTGCAGATGCGCGCGACGCTCGACCAGGCCACCGAGGACCTCGCCGCGGCCGAGACCGCGGCGGCCGCCGCCGCCGACGGTCTCTCCGAGGCGGTGGAGCACGAGCACTCGGCCCAGGCCGCCGTCGAGGCGGCCGAGGCCGCGACCGGTGACGCGCGGGCGGGGGTCGACCGCGCGCAGGCCGACCTCGACCGCGTCCGCGCGCGGCTGCGGGAGTACGACGCGCAGGCGGCGCAGGAGGCCAAGCGCGCCGCGCGCCTGGAGGCCGACGTCCGGGCGGCGCGGGGCGAGGCCGAGCGGCTGACGAAGGCCCTCGACGCGGCCGGGGAGTCCCTCGAACGCGACACCGAGGCCGCCGAGGAGCTGGCGGTGCGGCTCGCCGAGGCCGAGGAGGCCGCCGAGGTCGCCGACGAGGCCGGGCACGACACGGAGTCGCGCGACGAGCTGAACGCCCGCTGCCAGGAGCTGCGCACCGCGGAGATGGAGTCGCGGCTCGCGGTCCGCACCGCCGAGGAGCGCGTCCAGGCCATCGCCGGACGCGCCGACGCCCTCGAACGCGGCGCCCGCCGCGAGCGGGAGGAGCGCGCCCGCGCCGCCGAGCGCCGCGCCCGCCGGGAGGAGCAGGCCCGGGTCGCCAGGGCCGTCCTGCGGGGCGCCCGCGCGGCACTGGAGCGCATCGAGCACTCCCTCGCGGCCGCGGTGCGGCGCCGCGAGGCCGCCGAGCAGGCGAAGGCGGCGCGCGAGGCCGAGCTGAAGGTCGTCCGCGGGCAGGTGCGCGAGCTGTCGTCGACGCTCGAACGCCTCGTCAACGTCGTGCACGGCAACGAGGTCGCCCGCGCCGAGCAGCGGCTGCGGCTGGAGCAGTTCGAGCAGCGGGCCCTGGAGGAGTTCGGTCTCGAGGTGGAGGCGCTGGTGTCGGAGTACGGGCCCGACCAGCCCGTCCCGGCCGACCCCGAGAAGGGCGAGGACGCGCCGCCCGCCCCGTACGAGCGGGCCGTCCAGGAGAAGCGCGCCAAGACCGCCGAGCGGCAGCTCAACCAGCTCGGCAAGGTCAACCCGCTGGCGCTGGAGGAGTTCGCCGCCCTGGAGGAACGGCACGCGTTCCTCACCTCCCAGCTGGAGGACCTGAAGAAGACCCAGCGCGAGCTGCTCGGCCTCGTCAAGGAGGTCGACGACCGCGTCCAGCAGGTGTTCGCCGCCGCCTACGACGACACGGCCCGCGAGTTCGAGCGGATCTTCGCCCGGCTGTTCCCCGGCGGCGAGGGCAGCCTCTCGCTGACCGAGCCGGGCGACATGCTCGGCACGGGCGTCGAGGTCTCGGCCCGCCCGCCCGGCAAGAAGGTCAAGCGGCTCTCGCTGCTGTCGGGCGGCGAGCGGTCCCTCGTGGCCATCGCGTTCCTCGTCGCGGTGTTCAAGGCGCGGCCCTCCCCGTTCTACGTGCTGGACGAGGTCGAGGCCGCGCTCGACGACACCAACACCCAGCGGCTCATCACGGTCTTCGAGGAGCTGCGCGAGTCGTCCCAGCTGATCGTCATCACGCACCAGAAGCGCACCATGGAGGGCGCCGACGCCCTCTACGGCGTCAGCATGCGCGGTGACGGCGTCACCCAGGTCGTCAGCCAGCGCCTGCGCGACCTCGACTGA
- a CDS encoding acylphosphatase, which produces MDEDDETVRLTAWVRGRVQGVGFRWWVRSRALELGLTGSATNLGDGRVEVVAEGPRGACRRLLELLDGDVPGGVPGRPGAVTGVVDRWGAPRGEASGFRER; this is translated from the coding sequence ATGGACGAGGACGACGAGACCGTGCGGCTCACGGCCTGGGTGCGAGGACGCGTCCAGGGCGTCGGGTTCCGCTGGTGGGTCAGGTCACGGGCGCTCGAACTGGGCCTCACCGGCAGCGCCACGAACCTCGGCGACGGCCGCGTCGAGGTCGTGGCCGAGGGCCCGCGCGGCGCCTGCCGCCGGCTTCTCGAGCTGCTGGACGGCGACGTCCCCGGCGGCGTTCCCGGACGTCCCGGCGCTGTGACCGGCGTCGTTGACCGCTGGGGCGCGCCGCGCGGAGAGGCCTCCGGGTTCCGGGAACGGTGA